A segment of the Asinibacterium sp. OR53 genome:
ACGGGGGCAGCGCTGATAGCCATGCTCACAACGAATCCCGAAACCTTCAGCGACCTGCTGGAAGTGCTCACGGTGAATGTAACAGAAATGTTCCGCGATCCCCCCTTTTTCAAAACTTTACGGGAGAAAGTGATACCGGTACTGGCGTCTTATCCAGCCATCAAAATCTGGCATGCCGGCTGTGCCACGGGGGAAGAGGTATACTCTACGTGTATCTTGTTATACGAAGCAGGGTTACTGCATCGCTCCCGCATTTATGCAACGGACATTAACCCGGCGAATGTTGAAAAAGCTGCATCAGGCATTTTGTCGTTGAGTCGGATGAAGGGAAACACTTCGAATTACCTGCAATCCGGAGGTATTCACGATTTTTCCGATTATTATACTGCCATGTATGATAAAGTGATCATTAGAAAAGATAT
Coding sequences within it:
- a CDS encoding protein-glutamate O-methyltransferase CheR, translating into MLSKLQITHTEIKTVLDLLYRQYGYDFSNYTKASLRRRLQKLMYDKKTDTGAALIAMLTTNPETFSDLLEVLTVNVTEMFRDPPFFKTLREKVIPVLASYPAIKIWHAGCATGEEVYSTCILLYEAGLLHRSRIYATDINPANVEKAASGILSLSRMKGNTSNYLQSGGIHDFSDYYTAMYDKVIIRKDIRERVVFQQHSLVTDGSFNEFQLIFCRNVMIYFDKALQNNVVKLFYDSLIPLGFLALGMKESLLFSEVQDCFEMFDAGVKIFRKQ